In Marinobacter sp. es.048, the following proteins share a genomic window:
- a CDS encoding START domain-containing protein, producing the protein MRKSIAHGITGWASVISGLVCALLVFAVAASARAELPSESDEAWTLRKEADHIRVYTIEQPGSSFKAFKAVAVLNAPIENLMAVMANPGSCVEWVHNCTESYAFGDGEFHDRFAYSVNDMPWPVTDRDYVLRIRTRGDQASGEVVMDLNAMPDQRAENGSRVRVDRSDTLYRFTPEGDRTRMVWIQHTDPNGSLPGWLVNSLLVDIPVRSMEELERVAAKEKYQGYRLIYDEQGQLTSIQLATP; encoded by the coding sequence ATGAGAAAGAGCATAGCCCATGGCATTACGGGCTGGGCCTCGGTGATCAGTGGGCTGGTCTGTGCGTTGCTGGTGTTTGCCGTTGCCGCCAGTGCCCGGGCTGAACTGCCCAGTGAAAGCGACGAGGCGTGGACACTACGCAAGGAAGCCGATCACATCCGGGTCTATACCATCGAGCAGCCAGGCTCCAGCTTCAAGGCATTCAAGGCCGTGGCGGTGCTCAATGCGCCCATCGAAAACCTGATGGCCGTCATGGCCAACCCCGGTTCCTGTGTCGAGTGGGTGCACAACTGCACCGAATCCTATGCCTTCGGTGATGGCGAGTTCCACGATCGCTTTGCCTATTCCGTGAACGACATGCCCTGGCCGGTTACTGACCGTGACTACGTCTTGCGTATCCGTACCCGCGGCGATCAGGCATCCGGTGAGGTTGTCATGGACCTGAACGCCATGCCCGATCAGCGGGCGGAGAATGGCAGCCGGGTAAGAGTCGACCGGTCAGACACGCTGTACCGATTCACGCCAGAGGGGGACAGGACCAGGATGGTCTGGATTCAGCACACGGACCCCAATGGTTCGCTACCGGGCTGGCTGGTGAACTCCCTGTTGGTAGATATTCCCGTGCGGTCCATGGAAGAGCTGGAACGGGTAGCCGCAAAAGAAAAATACCAGGGATACCGGCTGATTTACGACGAGCAAGGCCAACTGACCAGTATTCAACTGGCCACTCCCTGA
- the minD gene encoding septum site-determining protein MinD, translating into MARIIVVTSGKGGVGKTTTSASISTGLAKRGHKTVVIDFDVGLRNLDLIMNCERRVVYDFVNVIQGEASLNQALIRDKRVDTLYILPASQTREKEALTKDGVEKVINELSETFDYIVCDSPAGIEHGALMALYYADEAIVVTNPEVSSVRDSDRILGILQSKSRRAEMGQDPVKEHLLLTRYNPSRVDKGEMLSVADVEEILAIPLLGVIPESQIVLNASNQGLPVILEEDSDAGQAYEDAVARLLGEEREHRFMTSQKKGFFSRMFKGG; encoded by the coding sequence TTGGCTAGAATTATTGTCGTTACCTCAGGAAAGGGCGGCGTTGGCAAAACCACCACCAGCGCCTCGATCAGCACCGGCCTTGCCAAACGGGGCCACAAGACAGTGGTCATCGATTTTGACGTGGGCCTGCGCAATCTGGACCTGATCATGAACTGCGAGCGTCGCGTGGTGTACGACTTCGTAAACGTGATCCAGGGAGAAGCCTCCCTGAACCAGGCTCTGATCCGCGACAAGCGGGTCGATACCCTCTATATCCTTCCGGCCTCCCAGACTCGGGAAAAAGAAGCACTGACCAAAGATGGCGTCGAGAAGGTCATCAACGAGCTTTCCGAGACGTTCGACTACATCGTCTGCGACTCCCCGGCTGGCATTGAACATGGCGCCCTGATGGCGCTGTATTACGCCGATGAAGCGATTGTGGTCACCAATCCCGAAGTATCTTCAGTCCGGGATTCTGATCGCATTCTGGGAATTCTTCAGAGCAAATCCCGCCGGGCCGAAATGGGGCAGGATCCGGTCAAGGAGCACCTGCTACTGACCCGCTACAACCCCTCCCGGGTTGATAAGGGCGAGATGCTGTCCGTGGCGGATGTCGAGGAGATCCTCGCGATTCCGCTGCTGGGTGTCATTCCCGAAAGCCAGATTGTACTGAATGCGTCAAACCAGGGCTTGCCCGTTATCCTCGAAGAGGACAGCGATGCCGGCCAGGCCTATGAAGACGCAGTCGCACGCCTGCTGGGTGAGGAACGGGAACACCGTTTCATGACGTCCCAGAAGAAAGGTTTCTTCTCACGGATGTTCAAGGGAGGCTAA
- the rimK gene encoding 30S ribosomal protein S6--L-glutamate ligase yields MKIAILSRNRHLYSTRRLVEEGINRGHEVKVIDCLHCSMNITSANPQIHYHEEVLEDFDVVVPRIGASVTFYGTAVLRQFEMMGVFPVNESVAITRSRDKLRSLQLLARKGVGMPVTGFANKPDNVPELLKMVGGAPVVIKLLQGTQGIGVVLAETRKAAESVIEAFMGLKADILVQEFIKEAGGADIRCFVIGDKVIAAMKRQGAEGEFRSNLHRGGSASLVRITPEERRTAITAAKSMGLNVAGVDLLRSSRGPLVMEVNSSPGLEGIENATGKNVAGMIINWTEKNQKPWKTRTKGRG; encoded by the coding sequence ATGAAGATTGCGATATTGTCGCGAAACCGTCACCTCTATTCGACCCGCCGTCTCGTGGAGGAGGGCATCAACCGAGGCCACGAAGTAAAGGTCATCGACTGCCTTCACTGCTCCATGAACATCACGTCCGCCAATCCACAGATTCATTACCATGAGGAAGTGCTTGAGGATTTCGATGTGGTGGTCCCCCGAATCGGTGCGTCGGTCACCTTCTACGGTACGGCGGTATTGCGTCAGTTCGAGATGATGGGGGTGTTCCCCGTCAATGAATCCGTTGCCATTACCCGCTCCCGGGACAAGTTACGCTCCCTGCAGTTGCTGGCCCGAAAAGGCGTCGGGATGCCGGTGACCGGTTTTGCCAACAAGCCGGACAACGTGCCGGAATTGTTGAAAATGGTGGGCGGTGCACCGGTGGTGATCAAGCTGCTTCAGGGCACCCAGGGTATTGGTGTGGTGCTGGCGGAAACCCGCAAGGCCGCGGAGAGTGTGATTGAGGCCTTTATGGGTCTGAAAGCCGATATCCTGGTGCAGGAATTTATCAAGGAAGCCGGCGGCGCCGATATCCGTTGCTTCGTCATTGGCGACAAGGTGATTGCCGCCATGAAACGCCAGGGTGCCGAAGGCGAGTTCCGGTCCAACCTCCACCGGGGAGGCAGTGCTTCTCTGGTGCGGATAACGCCGGAAGAACGGCGTACCGCCATTACTGCCGCCAAGTCCATGGGACTGAACGTAGCCGGTGTCGACCTGTTGCGTTCCAGTCGTGGCCCACTGGTCATGGAAGTGAACTCATCCCCCGGCCTTGAGGGCATTGAGAATGCCACCGGAAAAAACGTTGCGGGCATGATCATTAACTGGACCGAGAAAAACCAGAAGCCCTGGAAAACCCGGACCAAGGGGAGAGGCTAG
- a CDS encoding HPP family protein: MTVLAYEIMTPSIKAVPQSWTMDRLARFLTGNEITGSPVTDDDGEIVGIATLKDITEFRWNATRSDADRHLTPEEREEARRLRMVIFEEMGKVPVEVRDIMTPIVLSVDEKTPVRDIADIMMREHLHRIFVTNDSKITGIITTYDMLKVISDEGLTQRCADND, translated from the coding sequence ATGACCGTTCTCGCCTACGAGATCATGACACCCAGCATCAAGGCCGTCCCCCAGTCCTGGACCATGGACCGGCTGGCCCGCTTCCTCACCGGCAATGAAATAACCGGCAGCCCCGTCACCGATGACGACGGCGAAATTGTCGGTATTGCCACTCTGAAAGACATCACCGAATTCCGTTGGAACGCCACGCGCTCCGATGCCGACCGGCATCTGACCCCCGAAGAACGGGAAGAAGCCCGACGCCTGCGGATGGTGATCTTTGAGGAAATGGGCAAGGTGCCGGTGGAAGTTCGCGACATCATGACCCCCATCGTTTTATCGGTTGACGAGAAGACGCCGGTGCGCGACATTGCCGATATCATGATGCGCGAGCACCTGCACCGGATCTTTGTCACCAATGATTCAAAAATTACCGGCATCATAACGACTTACGATATGCTGAAAGTGATCTCGGATGAGGGACTCACGCAACGCTGCGCCGATAACGACTGA
- a CDS encoding methyl-accepting chemotaxis protein, producing the protein MKNLTIQTRVLLLALVPVIVLTAFLTSYNLNQAGSIGEEAVAGFSSDMEQSKRQELQNYLAVAKSSIEHLYNQPGSADDPEVREKAWEILRQLRFNDSGSTGYFFVYDTKGVNVMHGVNQSLERRNLWDFQDPNGTYLIRELVKAARGGGGYVPYGWKNSDTGEVAPKLGYAEMLPKWGVMIGTGFWIDGLETQVAAMENQVGNSLEDAVIGSVSTSLVALALIVLLALIVVRSIIRPLKSAVSAMNDIASGDGDLTRRLDVSGKDELGQLATAFNSFADQVHGLVERVLSSTRTLNEATADLNQVMAEAEQGVERQKSESDQVATAMNEMTAAAQEVASNASEASTAADHANGQVCDAQGLVHQATEVIGGLSEQVGEGVRVIEQLGADSRRIDSVLEVICEIADQTNLLALNAAIEAARAGEAGRGFAVVADEVRTLARRTQQSTQEIQDMIERLQSGAGNAVKLIGSISERSEATVEETRQVNEALQRIGQAVATITDMNTQIASAAEEQTSVSETINHNVHEIVAITEQTAQGTRRAGDATQRLRNLASEMSDLVNRYRV; encoded by the coding sequence ATGAAAAATCTGACCATCCAGACACGGGTGCTTTTGCTGGCCCTGGTGCCAGTGATTGTGCTCACGGCATTCCTGACAAGCTATAACCTGAATCAGGCCGGATCTATTGGCGAGGAAGCTGTTGCCGGCTTCTCCTCCGACATGGAACAAAGCAAGCGGCAGGAGTTACAGAACTATCTGGCTGTGGCCAAGTCCTCCATCGAGCATCTCTACAATCAACCCGGATCCGCCGACGATCCGGAGGTTCGCGAAAAAGCCTGGGAGATCTTGCGACAGCTCCGCTTCAACGATTCCGGAAGCACTGGTTACTTCTTCGTCTATGACACCAAAGGTGTCAACGTCATGCACGGCGTCAACCAGTCTCTGGAACGCCGGAACCTGTGGGACTTCCAGGACCCGAACGGAACCTATCTCATTCGTGAGCTGGTAAAGGCTGCGCGCGGTGGAGGTGGCTACGTTCCTTATGGTTGGAAGAACAGCGATACAGGGGAAGTAGCGCCGAAACTGGGTTACGCAGAAATGCTGCCCAAATGGGGCGTCATGATTGGTACTGGTTTCTGGATTGATGGTCTCGAGACCCAGGTCGCGGCAATGGAAAACCAGGTGGGGAATTCACTTGAGGACGCCGTGATCGGTTCAGTCAGCACATCACTTGTCGCATTGGCGCTGATCGTCCTGCTTGCCCTGATCGTTGTCCGCAGCATTATTCGCCCACTGAAATCGGCCGTCTCGGCAATGAATGATATTGCCAGCGGTGATGGCGACCTGACCCGGCGTCTCGACGTCTCCGGCAAGGATGAGCTTGGACAGTTGGCGACTGCCTTCAACAGTTTCGCCGACCAGGTGCACGGACTGGTTGAGCGCGTGCTGTCGTCTACCCGTACGCTGAACGAGGCTACGGCTGACCTGAATCAGGTCATGGCTGAGGCGGAGCAGGGTGTCGAGCGACAGAAATCCGAGAGTGATCAGGTGGCAACGGCGATGAACGAGATGACCGCAGCTGCCCAGGAGGTTGCAAGCAACGCGAGCGAAGCCTCCACGGCCGCCGATCATGCCAATGGACAGGTCTGCGATGCACAGGGCCTGGTACACCAGGCCACTGAGGTCATTGGCGGCCTCTCCGAGCAGGTGGGAGAAGGCGTTCGGGTTATCGAGCAGCTTGGTGCTGACTCTCGCCGGATCGACAGTGTGTTGGAAGTCATTTGCGAGATTGCTGACCAGACCAATCTGCTGGCCCTGAATGCGGCGATCGAAGCGGCGCGGGCCGGCGAGGCCGGTCGGGGCTTTGCCGTGGTCGCTGACGAGGTACGGACGCTGGCTCGCCGAACCCAGCAGAGTACCCAGGAAATCCAGGACATGATTGAGCGCCTGCAATCGGGTGCGGGCAACGCGGTCAAGCTGATTGGCTCAATCAGTGAGCGCAGTGAAGCGACAGTCGAAGAAACCCGCCAGGTGAACGAGGCGCTGCAGCGTATTGGTCAGGCAGTGGCAACGATCACGGACATGAATACCCAGATTGCCAGTGCCGCCGAAGAACAGACCAGTGTTTCCGAGACCATCAATCATAATGTGCATGAGATTGTCGCGATAACCGAACAGACGGCGCAGGGAACCCGCCGGGCCGGCGATGCGACTCAACGCCTGAGGAACCTGGCGTCCGAGATGTCGGACCTGGTAAATCGCTATAGGGTGTAG
- a CDS encoding succinylglutamate desuccinylase/aspartoacylase family protein: protein MARAPFEIAGTQVKAGTRQTVEVPVAKLYTHTPLHIPVEVVHGRRDGPVLMVCGAIHGDEINGVEIVRRVLTNSALRHLRGTLVAVPIVNIFGFVQRTRYLPDRRDLNRCFPGSESGSLGGRIAYLLRTQIMERVTHIIDLHTGAVHRFNLPQIRAELKNPETVRMAEAFGAPIIINAGLREGSLRAYADSQDIPVITFEGGEALRFDDVVIGSGVKGVIRVMRELEMIPAKKGPKAPRKRSETAANSQWVRADIDGIMRPVARLGQKVRKGQRLAMVADPFGESETAVVSPCSGIVICVNNLPLVNEGEAIYHVARFDELSEAEKAMDYFRSSYEGDVGDDVVPVHPWDDRQK, encoded by the coding sequence ATGGCCCGTGCTCCTTTTGAAATTGCCGGTACCCAGGTAAAGGCCGGCACCCGGCAAACCGTGGAGGTTCCGGTCGCCAAGCTCTACACCCACACGCCACTGCACATTCCCGTTGAGGTTGTTCACGGTCGGCGGGACGGTCCGGTATTGATGGTGTGTGGCGCCATCCACGGTGATGAGATCAACGGTGTTGAGATCGTCCGCCGGGTGCTGACCAATTCGGCTTTGCGTCACCTTCGGGGCACTCTGGTAGCCGTGCCAATCGTCAATATCTTCGGATTTGTGCAGCGCACCCGATACCTGCCGGACCGGCGGGATCTGAACCGCTGTTTCCCTGGCAGCGAAAGCGGATCTCTGGGCGGGCGCATTGCCTATTTGCTGCGCACCCAGATCATGGAACGGGTTACCCACATCATCGATTTGCACACCGGGGCGGTTCACCGGTTCAACTTGCCGCAGATCCGGGCCGAGCTGAAAAACCCGGAAACAGTGCGCATGGCCGAAGCCTTTGGTGCACCCATCATTATCAATGCCGGATTGCGGGAAGGCAGCCTCCGGGCCTACGCCGATTCACAGGATATTCCGGTGATCACCTTCGAGGGTGGCGAGGCGCTGCGCTTCGATGACGTAGTGATCGGCAGCGGTGTGAAAGGGGTGATTCGGGTCATGCGTGAACTGGAAATGATCCCGGCGAAAAAAGGGCCCAAGGCACCGAGAAAACGGTCTGAAACCGCCGCCAACTCCCAATGGGTGCGAGCGGATATCGACGGGATCATGCGCCCTGTTGCCCGCTTGGGTCAGAAGGTGCGGAAGGGGCAGCGCCTGGCCATGGTGGCGGACCCCTTCGGCGAATCGGAAACCGCGGTGGTGTCACCCTGTTCGGGTATTGTTATCTGCGTGAACAACTTGCCACTGGTGAACGAGGGCGAAGCCATTTACCACGTCGCACGGTTTGACGAGCTCAGCGAGGCGGAAAAGGCCATGGATTATTTCCGCAGCAGCTACGAGGGCGATGTAGGCGACGATGTGGTTCCCGTTCACCCGTGGGATGACCGGCAGAAATAA
- the minE gene encoding cell division topological specificity factor MinE — MSFLDYFKGKKNKSASVAKERLQIIVAHERGQREQPDYLPQLQQELLEVIRKYVQISDDMVQVEVDRNESCSVLELNVTLPER; from the coding sequence ATGAGTTTCCTCGATTACTTCAAGGGCAAGAAAAACAAATCCGCAAGCGTTGCCAAAGAGCGCCTGCAGATCATCGTCGCCCACGAGCGTGGCCAGCGCGAGCAGCCGGATTACCTGCCCCAGCTGCAGCAGGAGCTGCTGGAAGTCATTCGCAAGTACGTTCAGATCAGCGACGACATGGTTCAGGTTGAGGTAGACCGCAACGAGAGCTGCTCGGTACTGGAGCTGAACGTCACGCTACCGGAGCGATAA
- a CDS encoding ATP-dependent zinc protease produces the protein MSTKTAEVIKTIAPTPAENKMSLGWREWVALPDLDISRIKAKIDTGARTSCLHTFRTEPYTENGERRVRFWVHPVQNDLHQVVECDARVLDERNVSDSGGHKEMRLVIETTLLIGGQKWPIEMTLTNRDSMRFRMLLGRTAMSGRSLIYPEASYLAGEPALRTEK, from the coding sequence ATGTCGACAAAGACAGCTGAAGTTATCAAAACCATCGCACCGACCCCTGCCGAGAACAAAATGAGTCTTGGCTGGCGTGAATGGGTGGCGCTGCCGGACCTGGATATCAGCCGTATCAAGGCGAAAATCGATACCGGAGCCAGAACTTCCTGTCTCCACACGTTCCGTACCGAGCCTTACACTGAGAATGGCGAACGGCGCGTGCGCTTCTGGGTGCATCCGGTGCAGAACGATCTGCATCAGGTTGTGGAGTGCGATGCTAGGGTGCTGGATGAGCGAAACGTCTCCGACTCCGGCGGCCACAAGGAAATGCGCCTGGTCATCGAAACCACGCTGCTGATTGGCGGCCAGAAATGGCCCATTGAAATGACATTGACCAACCGGGATTCCATGCGGTTCCGGATGCTACTGGGCCGTACCGCTATGTCCGGGCGCTCACTGATCTATCCCGAAGCTTCCTATCTTGCCGGTGAGCCGGCCCTAAGGACTGAAAAATGA
- a CDS encoding secondary thiamine-phosphate synthase enzyme YjbQ: MIWDQSIIELAPLPRGFHLVTNEILAQAPDLTNCEVGLLQLFIQHTSASLAVNENADPDVRGDLERHFNVMVPENAPHYEHVMEGPDDMPAHIKSILIGPSLTLPVSHGHLALGTWQGLYLCEHRDRAGSRRIVATLQGRW, translated from the coding sequence ATGATCTGGGATCAGTCGATTATCGAGTTGGCGCCGCTACCACGAGGCTTTCATCTGGTTACCAATGAAATCCTTGCCCAGGCGCCGGACCTTACCAACTGTGAAGTCGGTTTGCTGCAACTGTTCATCCAGCATACCTCTGCTTCTCTGGCGGTGAACGAGAACGCAGACCCGGATGTGCGGGGCGATCTGGAGCGTCACTTCAATGTCATGGTGCCGGAGAATGCGCCGCACTATGAGCACGTAATGGAAGGGCCAGACGATATGCCGGCCCATATCAAAAGCATCCTGATCGGCCCCTCGCTGACCCTTCCGGTCAGCCATGGTCATCTGGCGCTGGGAACCTGGCAAGGGCTTTACCTCTGCGAGCACCGGGACCGGGCCGGTAGTCGTCGTATTGTGGCGACTCTTCAGGGCCGCTGGTAG
- a CDS encoding PhoH family protein, with protein MPRAPQARRKMYVLDTNVLIHDPNALLNFEEHDVIIPMTVLEELDSLKSGKQAVAADCRQAIRNIDKLLGDASPKVIEKGVPIVRGKKAEPLGTLSILMSTGDSGNHSLPEHLNDNKIINTLAALQNRHKSRDIILVSKDINMRLKARGFGVEAQDYHNDQLLDDIDLLPKGYREFPNSFWDTIEKVETVQREGSTEHILKREGELAKLNINEFVIDQMGFVGKVVDLSDDQLIIKDLHQHDLMNEEVWGLVPRDIYQAMALNLLLDPDIHLVNLTGSAGSGKTILALAACIEMTVASKLYKRIIATRSTQGLDEDIGFLPGTEAEKMEPWLGAIVDNLEALHEDDENMTASVDYILSKVPLHFKSMNYIRGRSFQHSLIIIDESQNLTPHQIKTIITRAGNGSKVICLGNLAQIDTPYLSALSSGLTYMTERFKRFRHGAHIHLQGVPRSLLAEFAEANL; from the coding sequence ATGCCCAGAGCACCGCAAGCTCGCCGAAAGATGTACGTCCTCGACACCAACGTCCTGATCCACGACCCCAACGCCCTCCTTAACTTTGAAGAACACGATGTCATCATCCCGATGACGGTCCTCGAAGAACTCGACAGCCTCAAATCCGGCAAACAGGCCGTGGCCGCTGACTGCCGCCAGGCCATCCGCAACATCGACAAGTTGCTGGGCGATGCCAGTCCGAAGGTGATCGAGAAAGGTGTTCCCATCGTGCGTGGCAAGAAGGCTGAACCCCTGGGCACTCTTTCGATCCTGATGAGCACCGGTGACAGCGGCAACCATTCGCTGCCAGAGCACCTGAACGATAACAAGATCATCAACACCCTGGCCGCGCTCCAGAACCGCCACAAATCCCGGGATATCATCCTGGTATCGAAAGACATCAACATGCGCCTCAAGGCACGGGGCTTCGGCGTCGAAGCTCAGGATTACCACAACGATCAGTTGCTCGACGATATTGATTTGCTGCCCAAAGGCTATCGGGAATTCCCCAACTCCTTCTGGGACACCATCGAGAAGGTGGAAACCGTTCAGCGGGAGGGTTCGACAGAACATATCCTGAAGCGGGAGGGCGAACTGGCGAAGCTGAACATCAATGAATTTGTCATCGATCAGATGGGCTTTGTCGGCAAGGTGGTGGACCTCTCCGACGACCAGTTGATCATCAAGGACCTGCACCAGCACGACCTGATGAACGAGGAAGTCTGGGGTCTGGTTCCCCGGGACATCTACCAGGCAATGGCGCTGAACCTGCTCCTGGACCCGGACATCCACCTGGTCAACCTCACCGGCTCCGCCGGCTCGGGTAAAACCATCCTCGCGCTGGCTGCGTGTATCGAGATGACGGTGGCCAGCAAGCTCTACAAGCGTATTATTGCCACCCGCTCCACCCAGGGCCTCGACGAGGACATCGGGTTCCTGCCCGGCACTGAAGCCGAGAAAATGGAGCCCTGGCTGGGCGCCATCGTCGACAACCTGGAAGCGCTCCACGAGGACGACGAGAACATGACCGCCAGCGTCGACTACATCCTCAGCAAGGTGCCCCTGCACTTCAAATCCATGAACTACATCCGGGGCCGCAGCTTCCAGCACAGCCTCATCATCATCGATGAATCACAGAACCTGACGCCCCATCAGATCAAGACCATCATTACCCGGGCCGGTAACGGGTCGAAGGTTATCTGCCTGGGCAACCTTGCGCAGATCGACACACCCTACCTGAGTGCCCTGAGTTCGGGCCTCACCTACATGACCGAGCGGTTCAAGCGTTTCCGCCACGGCGCCCATATTCATCTGCAGGGCGTTCCACGTTCGCTGCTGGCAGAGTTTGCCGAGGCCAATCTCTGA
- a CDS encoding DUF2804 domain-containing protein, with protein sequence MTIKKLINGKGQVIPGLLDEPVEEINYLDYDLRTVMDRPRSKLARRWRFNQFQFVSAMGPGWVFGLAVVDLKLLGSGFFYLYDFETGQMMEQSFLQPLARQTCIEPRPEEGVTRFSKGEVAVRIAPSADGRTITVSAPGGIRIELTLSEDRDPLRLICPAGYNGWVFTRKSAGLPVAGEVRWDHRIWRCDEQTRGSIDWSCGFMRRETAWNWACLAGQLADGRSVGLNLAAGVNETGMTENALWLDGVCHKLGAARFRFDRYQPGGDWHVSTEDGRVDLHFVPAGVRKEKLDAWVLASNFRQYVGSFSGTVTDEAGGKIEVKGLRGLMEDHFARW encoded by the coding sequence ATGACCATTAAGAAACTTATCAACGGCAAAGGGCAGGTGATTCCGGGACTGCTGGATGAACCGGTAGAAGAGATCAACTACCTGGACTATGACCTGCGTACGGTGATGGACCGTCCGCGTTCAAAGTTGGCAAGACGCTGGCGGTTTAACCAGTTCCAGTTTGTCAGTGCCATGGGCCCGGGTTGGGTGTTTGGTCTGGCGGTGGTGGATCTGAAACTGCTGGGCAGCGGATTCTTCTATCTCTATGACTTCGAGACCGGCCAGATGATGGAGCAGTCGTTCCTTCAGCCATTAGCCAGGCAAACCTGCATTGAGCCACGGCCAGAGGAAGGGGTGACAAGGTTCAGCAAGGGCGAGGTAGCGGTGCGAATTGCGCCTTCCGCGGATGGCCGGACAATTACGGTCTCGGCCCCTGGAGGTATTCGTATTGAACTGACGCTTTCAGAGGATCGGGACCCGCTCCGGCTGATATGCCCGGCCGGCTACAATGGCTGGGTATTTACCCGCAAGTCGGCAGGCTTGCCGGTGGCAGGGGAAGTGCGCTGGGATCATCGTATCTGGCGCTGCGACGAGCAGACTCGCGGATCCATCGACTGGAGCTGTGGCTTCATGCGCCGGGAAACGGCCTGGAACTGGGCCTGCCTGGCCGGCCAGCTTGCAGATGGCCGGTCCGTGGGGTTGAACCTGGCCGCAGGGGTCAATGAGACGGGAATGACGGAAAATGCGCTCTGGCTGGATGGTGTCTGCCACAAACTGGGCGCAGCAAGGTTCCGTTTTGATCGCTATCAACCAGGCGGCGACTGGCATGTGAGCACCGAGGATGGTCGGGTCGATCTACACTTTGTCCCCGCCGGTGTGCGCAAGGAGAAACTGGACGCCTGGGTACTGGCATCCAACTTCCGGCAGTACGTGGGCTCGTTCAGCGGAACGGTGACGGATGAGGCTGGCGGAAAAATTGAGGTTAAAGGTCTGCGGGGCCTGATGGAAGACCACTTTGCGAGGTGGTAA
- a CDS encoding mechanosensitive ion channel family protein, with product MKVFTDIAWGQWISSAFLVVLGLFLGSLAARSVGRFMAQRTSRHHTVMVRRLVFYVIVVLFFVAALREAGFSLDVVLGAAGILTVAIGFASQTSASNMISGLFLLVEKPFEIGDFIEVDATIGEVVGIDMLSVKLRTPDNLYVRIPNETLIKTRVVNRSRFPIRRLDLTVGIAYAEDVERVESLLLDLAEKNPVCLEEPKPFTLVTAFGPSSVDLQFSYWVPKEKVLEGRSGMMVAIKKTLDREGIEIPFPHTSVYAGSHSEPFRVQLLGPEQITEKDLPDVDKDS from the coding sequence ATGAAGGTGTTCACCGATATCGCCTGGGGGCAGTGGATCAGTTCCGCTTTTCTGGTGGTGCTGGGCCTTTTTCTCGGTTCCCTGGCGGCCCGGAGTGTCGGCCGTTTCATGGCGCAGCGCACGTCCCGCCACCATACCGTTATGGTTCGGCGGCTGGTGTTTTATGTCATTGTGGTTCTGTTCTTTGTGGCAGCCCTGCGGGAGGCCGGGTTCTCCCTCGATGTGGTGCTCGGAGCCGCCGGTATCCTGACCGTAGCCATCGGCTTTGCCTCTCAGACCTCGGCATCGAACATGATTAGTGGCCTGTTTCTGCTGGTGGAAAAACCCTTTGAAATCGGGGATTTCATAGAGGTGGATGCAACCATTGGCGAAGTGGTCGGCATTGATATGCTCAGCGTGAAATTGCGTACACCAGACAATCTCTACGTGCGGATCCCCAATGAAACCCTGATCAAGACACGGGTGGTAAACCGTTCCCGGTTTCCGATACGCCGGCTCGACCTGACCGTTGGGATTGCCTACGCTGAAGATGTAGAGCGCGTAGAAAGCCTGCTTCTGGATCTTGCGGAAAAGAACCCGGTCTGTCTCGAAGAGCCCAAGCCGTTCACGCTGGTAACAGCGTTTGGCCCGTCCTCTGTGGACCTCCAGTTCTCGTACTGGGTGCCCAAGGAGAAAGTGCTCGAGGGTCGAAGCGGCATGATGGTCGCGATCAAGAAAACCCTGGACCGGGAAGGCATTGAAATTCCGTTCCCCCACACCAGCGTTTATGCGGGTAGCCATTCAGAGCCGTTCCGTGTTCAGCTATTGGGGCCGGAACAAATCACTGAAAAGGATCTCCCGGATGTCGACAAAGACAGCTGA